The sequence below is a genomic window from Shinella zoogloeoides.
CGGCCATGCCGGTGACACAATGGAGCTGGGTGAAGCCGGCCAAACATATCGAGGATAAAGAATGACCGTCCACTTCATCGGCGCCGGCCCCGGCGCCGCCGACCTCATCACCGTGCGCGGCCGCGATCTCATCGGCAAATGCCCGGTCTGCCTCTATGCCGGCTCCATCGTCTCGCCGGAACTGCTGCAATATTGCCCGCCCGGCGCGCGCATCGTCGATACGGCGCCAATGTCGCTGGACGAGATCGAGGCGGAGTATCGCCGCGCGGCTGCGGCGGGCGAGGACGTGGCGCGGCTCCATTCCGGCGACCTCTCGGTCTGGAGCGCCGTTGCCGAACAGATCCGCCGGCTCGAAAAACACGGGATCGCCTATACGATGACGCCGGGTGTCCCCTCCTTCGCCGCCGCCGCTGCCGCGCTCGGCCGCGAACTCACCATTCCGGCCGTCGCGCAGAGCCTCGTGCTCACCCGCATTTCCGGCCGCGCCTCGCCCATGCCGAACCGCGAGACGCTGGCGGGCTTCGGCGCGACGGGTGCGACGCTCGCCATCCACCTCGCCATCCATGCGCTCGACACGGTGGTCGAGGACCTGACCCCGCTCTATGGAGCCGATTGCCCGGTGGCGATCGTGGTCAAGGCCTCCTGGCCGGACGAGCGCGTGGTGCGCGGCACGCTGGCCGATATCGCTGAAAAGGTCGCGGCAGAACCGATCGAGCGTACGGCGCTGATCTTCGTCGGCCGCACGCTGGCGGCGGAAGATTTTCGCGAAAGCTCGCTTTACGATCCCACCTACCAGCGCCGTTTCCGTGGCCGGGGCGACTAAAGCAAATCTTCAAAAGCGAGCGCGGCCTTGGAACGGTAGCGCTCCTTGTGCCGCAGCAGGCGGAAGGCGCGTTCCGGCAGGTCGAAGGCGATGGGCACAAGCCGGCCGGCCGAAAGGTCGTCCCGCACGACGAATTCCGAAACGGCCGTCAGCGCATCGCCTGATAGCACGGCGCTGCGCACCGCCTCGTTGGACGGAAGCGACAGCGCGATATCGAGCAGCGCCTCGTCGAGCACCGATGTCAGCGCGCTGCGCGTGCCGGAGCCGGGTTCGCGCAGCACCCAGCGCGCCCTGGCGAGATCGTCGGGCGTGACGGCTTTTTCCGCCAGCGGATGACCGGACGGCGCGACGACCACCACGCGGTCGCGCGCAACGACTCGCTGCGACAAGGCGGGATGGTCCACCGCGCCTTCGACGAAACCGAGTTCCGCCCGGCCGTCAAGAATCGCGTCGGCAACCTGTTCCGTATTGCCGCCCATCATGCGGATGTCGATGGCCGGATAGGATTGGCGGAAACGCATCAGGCGCGGCGGCAGCCAGTAGCCGCCGGCGGTCTGGCTGGCGGCCAGCGCCAGCGTGCCGCGCTTCAGCCCGCCGATCTCGGTGAGGAAGAGGTTCGCACTTTCCGCGCGGGCAAGCGTCGCCTTCGCCTCCGGCAGGAAGGCGAGCCCCGCCTCCGTCAGCGCGATCCGCCGACCCGTCCTGTGGAACAAGGCCGTGGCGTAGCGCTCCTCCAGCACACGGATCGCCGAGCTGACGGCCGAGGGCGTCAGGTTCAGCGCGTCCGCCGCCCGGGTCAGGTGCTCCCGTTCCGCCACGGCGATGAAGATGCGGAGCTGTTCCAAGGTCATCATTGTTCGATCCGATCGAATGAAATGTCAGATATTTACCGATGGATCGAATGGTTTTTCAAGCGCATCGTCGACGCATGGAAAATTCACCTAACAAACAAACAATCCTTGGAATTCGCACCTTGCTGCCGGGCATGGCCCTCTCCGCTTTCGTTTCCGGCCTCGCCGTGCTTGCCGAACGGCTGGAATTGCGGCTGACGGGCGGTGCGTGGATCGAGGCGCTGGTGCTGGCGATCCTCATCGGCGCAGCCTGCCGGCTGCTGCTGCGCCGGCCGGAAGCCTTCGATCCCGGCATCGCCTTCTCGGCGAAGTATTTCCTGGAAGTCGCCATCGTGCTGCTCGGCGCGGGCGTCAGCGCCACGGCGATCGCCGGCATGGGCCTGCCGCTGATCGGCGCCATCGCCGCGGTGGTGGCCGTGGCGCTCGTCGCCAGCTACGGCATCGGGCGCGGCCTCGGCCTGTCGCGCCGGGTCGCGCTGCTGGTGGCCTGCGGCAACTCCATCTGCGGCAATTCCGCGATCGCGGCCACCGCGCCGGTCATCCGCGCCGATGCGGAGGACGTCGCCTCCTCCATCGCCTTCACCGCGGTTCTCGGGATGGTCACGGTGCTGCTTTTGCCGGCGCTGGTGCCGCTGCTCGGCCTGTCGGCGACGGGCTATGGCGTGATGGCGGGCATGACGGTCTATGCGGTGCCGCAGGTCCTGGCGGCAACCGCGCCGGTCTCCGCGCTCAGCATCCAGATCGGCACCTTCGTCAAGCTGGTGCGCGTGCTGATGCTGGGACCGGTCATCTTCCTCCTGTCGCTGCTGTCGGGCAAGGCCGGCGGGCGCCGTCCGGCGCTGCACCGGCTCGTGCCGTGGTTCATCCTCGGCTTTCTCGCCATGCTTGCCGCGCGCAGCGTCGGGCTGATCGATGCCGGGCTGGCGGGGACGATGAGCAGCGCCGCGACGGTGCTGACCATCCTTTCCATGGCCGCACTCGGCCTCGGCATCGACCTCAGGCGCGTGATGCGGGCCGGGCCGCGGGTGACCGCGGCGGTCGTGCTCTCGCTCGGCGTGCTGGTCCTCGCCAGCTACGCCATGGTGCTCCTGTTGAACCTCGCGACGGCCTGAGAGAGATCAGGCCGCGTTCTCCCGTACGGTCGTCGGCACGTAGTTGAGCACCGGCCCGAGCCAGCGCTCGACCTCGGGGACCGTCATGCCCTTGCGGCGGGCATAGTCCTCGACCTGGTCGCGCTCCACCTTGGCGACGCCGAAATAGTAGCTTTCGGGCGCGGCGATGTAGAGGCCCGAGACGGAGGAGCCGGGCCACATGGCATAGCTTTCGGTCAGTTCCACGCCGATCTCCTTCTCTGCATCAAGCAGGCGGAACAGCGTCGTCTTTTCCGTATGGTCCGGCTGGGCGGGATAGCCGGGCGCCGGGCGGATGCCGGCATAGGGCTCGCCGATGAGCTCCGTCGGGGCGAAGGTCTCCTCGGGCGCATAGCCCCACAGCTCCTTGCGGACGACTTCGTGCATGCGCTCGGCGAAGGCTTCGGCGAAACGGTCGGCGAGCGCCTTGACGAGGATGGAGTTGTAGTCGTCATTCGCCCGCTCGAAGCGCTCGGCAATCGCGATCTCGCCGATGCCGGCCGTGACGACGAAGCCCCCGAGATAGTCCTGCCGGCCGCTGTCGACGGGCGCGACGAAGTCGGAAAGCGCCACGTTCGGCCGGCCGTCGCGCTTGGAAAGCTGCTGGCGCAGCGTGAAAAAGGTGGCAAGTTCCTTGTTGCGCGCCTCGTCGGTGAAGAGGCGGATATCATCGCCGACCGTGCCCGCCGGCCAGAAGCCGACGACGGCCTTCGGCGTGAACCATTTTTCCGCGATGATCTTTTCCAGCATCGCCTGCGCGTCGGCAAAGAGCTGGCGCGCCGCAGGGCCCTGCTTCTCGTCGTCGAGGATCTTGGGGTAGACGCCCTTCAGCTCCCAGGTCTGGAAGAACGGCGTCCAGTCGATGTAGCGCGCAAGCTCCGCAAGGTCCCAGTCCTGCCAGACGCGGGTGCCGAGGAAGGACGGCGCCTTCGGCGTATAAGCGGACCAGTCGGCCTTGAAGGCGTTGTCGCGGGCCTTGGCGATGGGCAGGCGCTGCTTTTCCGCCTCGCTCCTGGCATGGGCATCGGCGACCTTGCGGTATTCCGCCTTCAGCGTCTCGACATAGCCGGGCTTCATGTCCGCGGACAAAAGGCTGCCGACGACGCCGACGGCGCGGCTCGCATCGGTGACATAGACCGCCTGGCCGCGGTCATAGCGCGGATGGATTTTTACCGCCGTATGCACGCGGCTCGTCGTCGCCCCGCCGATGAGAAGCGGGATGTCGAAGCCTTCGCGCTCCATTTCCGCGGCGACGTGCACCATCTCGTCGAGCGAGGGCGTGATGAGGCCGGACAGGCCGATGATGTCGACCTTCTCCGCCTTCGCTGTTTCCAGGATCTTCGTCGCCGGCACCATGACACCGAGGTCGATGATCTCGTAATTGTTGCAGGCGAGCACGACGCCGACGATGTTCTTGCCGATATCGTGCACGTCGCCCTTGACCGTCGCCATCAGGATTTTTCCCGCGCTCTGCCGCTCGCCGCTGCCGCCATTGGCAAGCTTTTCGGCTTCCATGTAGGGCAGCAGAACGGCGACGGCCTGCTTCATCACGCGGGCGGATTTCACCACCTGCGGCAGGAACATCTTGCCGGCCCCGAAGAGGTCGCCGACGACGTTCATGCCGGCCATCAGCGGCCCCTCGATGACATGCAGCGGGCGCTCGGCGTTCTGCCGCGCCTCTTCCGTGTCCTCTTCGACGAATTCGGTGATGCCGTTGACCAGCGCATGCTCCAGCCGCTTTTCCACCGGCCAGTCGCGCCAGGCAAGATCGCGTTCCTTGGCCTCCTTGCCGCCCGAACCTTTGAAGCGCTCGGCGATATCGAGCATGCGCTCGGTGGCGGTGCCGCCGGCCTTCGGCACGCGGTTCAGCACCACGTCCTCGCAGGCCTCGCGCAGGTCGGCCTCGATCGTGTCGTAGACGGCGAGCTGGCCGGCATTGACGATGCCCATGTCCATGCCCGCCTGGATGGCGTGGTAGAGGAAGACGGCGTGCATCGCCTCGCGCACCGGCTCGTTGCCGCGGAAGGAGAAGGAAAGGTTGGAGACGCCGCCCGAGATATGGGCATGCGGCAGGCTCGCGGTGATCTCGGCCGTCGCCTCGATGAAGTCGACGCCGTAATTGTCGTGCTCCTCGATGCCGGTGGCGACGGCGAAGATGTTCGGGTCGAAGACGATATCTTCAGGCGCAAGGCCGGCGACCTCGGTGAGCAGCTTGTAGGCGCGGGTGCAGATCTCCACCTTGCGCGCCTTCGTATCGGCCTGGCCGGTCTCGTCGAAGGCCATGACGACGACGGCCGCGCCATAGGCGCGCACGAGTTTCGCATGGTGCAGGAAGGCTTCCTCCCCCTCCTTCAGCGAGATCGAGTTGACCAGCGGCTTGCCCTGCACGCATTTGAGACCCGCCTCGATCACCTCCCATTTCGAGGAGTCGATCATCACGGGCACGCGGGCGATATCCGGCTCGGCGGCGATGAGGTTGAGGTATTCCACCATCGCCCTGCTGGAATCGATCAGCCCCTCGTCCATGTTGATGTCGATGACCTGCGCACCGTTCGCCACCTGGTCGCGCGCGACGTCGAGGGCGGCCGCATAGTCGCCCGCCGTGATCAGCTTGCGGAATTTCGCCGAGCCGGTGACATTGGTGCGCTCGCCGACATTCACGAAGGGAATGGCCTCGGTCAGCGTGAAGGGTTCGAGGCCGGACAGCCGCATATGGCGCGGGATGTCGGGGATTTCGCGCGGCTTATGGCGTGAAGCCGCCTCGGCGATGGCGCGGATATGGTCCGGCGTCGAGCCGCAGCAGCCGCCGACCACGTTGACCAGTCCGTCGCGCATGAAGCCTTCGATCTGGGCGGCCATCTCGTCCGGCGTCTCGTCGTACTGGCCGAAGGCGTTCGGCAGGCCGGCATTGGGATAGGCGCAGACGAAGGTCTGGGCGACAGCGGAGATCTCGGCGAGATGCGCGCGCATGGCGTTGGCGCCGAGCGCGCAATTGAGGCCGATGGAGAACGGATCGGCATGGCGAACCGAGTTCCAGAAGGCCTCCGGCGTCTGGCCGGAAAGGGTGCGGCCGGAAAGGTCGGTGATGGTGCCCGAGATCATGACGGGCAGGTCGATGCCCTTTTCCTCGAAGACCTCGCGCGTGGCGAAGATCGCCGCCTTGGCGTTCAGCGTGTCGAAGATCGTCTCGATGAGGATGATGTCCGCTCCGCCGTCGATGAGGCCGCGCACCTGTTCGGCATAGGCGATGCGAAGATCGTCGAAGGTGACGGCGCGGTAGCCGGGATTGTTGACGTCGGGCGAGATCGAGGCCGTACGGTTCGTCGGGCCGAGCGCGCCGGCGACGAAGCGGCGGCGGCCGTCCTTCTCCTGCGCGCGCAGGCCGGCGCGGCGGGCAAGGCGCGCGCCGTCGCGGTTCAGCTCATAGACCATGTCCTCCATGCCGTAGTCGGCCTGGGCGATGGTGGTGGAGGAGAAGGTGTTGGTTTCGAGGATATCGGCGCCCGCCAGCGCATAGCGGTAGTGGATGTCCTCGATCGCGCCCGGCTGGGTCAGCGTCAGGAGGTCGTTGTTGCCCTGCTGGTGGCAGGCGCAGTCGCCGAAGCGTGTCCCCCGGAAATCGTCCTCGACCAGTTTCAGCGTCTGGATTTCCGTGCCCATGGCGCCGTCGAGCACCAGGATGCGCTCCCTCGCCGCGGCCTGGAGCGCCGCGAGGATCTCGCGCCCGTCGCGCGGCGGCAGTTCGGGGCCGAACAGGGTGTCCAGGTGGGAGTTGGCCATGGCAATGCGCCTCCGGTGTGCAAACTAACACGACCGAAGTCACATAAAGATATCTTTATGTCAACATGCGTTTATGCGATTGCGCCTAATGAATCGGCCCGTCCGCACCCGCAAGCGAGGCGAACAGCGTCCTGAGGCGCGCGATGTCGGGATCGGCGCCCTCGTATTGCGACAGCTTCTTCATCTCCTTCAAAGCCTCGACCGCAAGGTCGGCGCCGCGCGGCTGCCAGAGCAGCCAGGAGATGAAGACGGATTCCGGCTTGCCGGTGCCG
It includes:
- the cobM gene encoding precorrin-4 C(11)-methyltransferase; protein product: MTVHFIGAGPGAADLITVRGRDLIGKCPVCLYAGSIVSPELLQYCPPGARIVDTAPMSLDEIEAEYRRAAAAGEDVARLHSGDLSVWSAVAEQIRRLEKHGIAYTMTPGVPSFAAAAAALGRELTIPAVAQSLVLTRISGRASPMPNRETLAGFGATGATLAIHLAIHALDTVVEDLTPLYGADCPVAIVVKASWPDERVVRGTLADIAEKVAAEPIERTALIFVGRTLAAEDFRESSLYDPTYQRRFRGRGD
- a CDS encoding LysR substrate-binding domain-containing protein; this encodes MTLEQLRIFIAVAEREHLTRAADALNLTPSAVSSAIRVLEERYATALFHRTGRRIALTEAGLAFLPEAKATLARAESANLFLTEIGGLKRGTLALAASQTAGGYWLPPRLMRFRQSYPAIDIRMMGGNTEQVADAILDGRAELGFVEGAVDHPALSQRVVARDRVVVVAPSGHPLAEKAVTPDDLARARWVLREPGSGTRSALTSVLDEALLDIALSLPSNEAVRSAVLSGDALTAVSEFVVRDDLSAGRLVPIAFDLPERAFRLLRHKERYRSKAALAFEDLL
- a CDS encoding YeiH family protein, producing MENSPNKQTILGIRTLLPGMALSAFVSGLAVLAERLELRLTGGAWIEALVLAILIGAACRLLLRRPEAFDPGIAFSAKYFLEVAIVLLGAGVSATAIAGMGLPLIGAIAAVVAVALVASYGIGRGLGLSRRVALLVACGNSICGNSAIAATAPVIRADAEDVASSIAFTAVLGMVTVLLLPALVPLLGLSATGYGVMAGMTVYAVPQVLAATAPVSALSIQIGTFVKLVRVLMLGPVIFLLSLLSGKAGGRRPALHRLVPWFILGFLAMLAARSVGLIDAGLAGTMSSAATVLTILSMAALGLGIDLRRVMRAGPRVTAAVVLSLGVLVLASYAMVLLLNLATA
- the metH gene encoding methionine synthase; translated protein: MANSHLDTLFGPELPPRDGREILAALQAAARERILVLDGAMGTEIQTLKLVEDDFRGTRFGDCACHQQGNNDLLTLTQPGAIEDIHYRYALAGADILETNTFSSTTIAQADYGMEDMVYELNRDGARLARRAGLRAQEKDGRRRFVAGALGPTNRTASISPDVNNPGYRAVTFDDLRIAYAEQVRGLIDGGADIILIETIFDTLNAKAAIFATREVFEEKGIDLPVMISGTITDLSGRTLSGQTPEAFWNSVRHADPFSIGLNCALGANAMRAHLAEISAVAQTFVCAYPNAGLPNAFGQYDETPDEMAAQIEGFMRDGLVNVVGGCCGSTPDHIRAIAEAASRHKPREIPDIPRHMRLSGLEPFTLTEAIPFVNVGERTNVTGSAKFRKLITAGDYAAALDVARDQVANGAQVIDINMDEGLIDSSRAMVEYLNLIAAEPDIARVPVMIDSSKWEVIEAGLKCVQGKPLVNSISLKEGEEAFLHHAKLVRAYGAAVVVMAFDETGQADTKARKVEICTRAYKLLTEVAGLAPEDIVFDPNIFAVATGIEEHDNYGVDFIEATAEITASLPHAHISGGVSNLSFSFRGNEPVREAMHAVFLYHAIQAGMDMGIVNAGQLAVYDTIEADLREACEDVVLNRVPKAGGTATERMLDIAERFKGSGGKEAKERDLAWRDWPVEKRLEHALVNGITEFVEEDTEEARQNAERPLHVIEGPLMAGMNVVGDLFGAGKMFLPQVVKSARVMKQAVAVLLPYMEAEKLANGGSGERQSAGKILMATVKGDVHDIGKNIVGVVLACNNYEIIDLGVMVPATKILETAKAEKVDIIGLSGLITPSLDEMVHVAAEMEREGFDIPLLIGGATTSRVHTAVKIHPRYDRGQAVYVTDASRAVGVVGSLLSADMKPGYVETLKAEYRKVADAHARSEAEKQRLPIAKARDNAFKADWSAYTPKAPSFLGTRVWQDWDLAELARYIDWTPFFQTWELKGVYPKILDDEKQGPAARQLFADAQAMLEKIIAEKWFTPKAVVGFWPAGTVGDDIRLFTDEARNKELATFFTLRQQLSKRDGRPNVALSDFVAPVDSGRQDYLGGFVVTAGIGEIAIAERFERANDDYNSILVKALADRFAEAFAERMHEVVRKELWGYAPEETFAPTELIGEPYAGIRPAPGYPAQPDHTEKTTLFRLLDAEKEIGVELTESYAMWPGSSVSGLYIAAPESYYFGVAKVERDQVEDYARRKGMTVPEVERWLGPVLNYVPTTVRENAA